A window of the Ostrea edulis chromosome 1, xbOstEdul1.1, whole genome shotgun sequence genome harbors these coding sequences:
- the LOC125663956 gene encoding uncharacterized protein LOC125663956 produces the protein MRVMRLLLFVLVLLFISDLHADVGDDMATATTAVKAGIEATSAIGDIVEGVKVLAKMSKFLGKIAPFLAAIGPIMDIITMFLPKQEDPTLKYLKEQFSKVDSNFRNMERLFVEVKNLVREKGLNAQFSEIEQNIHALSYRLHMLMTAPKDAVEGQKARFIQAFETSYHSAAKKIYDAITKERAFTDSIPKEAMQYTSNDRKKVQKIMTGSLALLLSAVKVNLAYLKVTKKDASYEMEKTQMDKFIREAAQKIKDVDTEVTNKWTTQRFTDLKDLSAQYKGDNHGQFANRLYSFYTEKYYWREWVVLVYNEMKKSWTGKNGHMFNLCGGDEYLQKDGRNVITSSVPKEKSKINTSHYKSKLGGVTTENVVWGVHYCWSTTSVLDQIKKFAGGSDVCMRAVVSDREGASVSAAPGRLSSKWKYFFNMYVFG, from the coding sequence ATGAGGGTTATGCGTCTGCTGTTGTTCGTGTTGGTGTTGCTTTTTATCAGTGATCTTCACGCTGACGTCGGGGACGACATGGCAACAGCAACTACTGCTGTAAAGGCCGGGATTGAGGCTACCAGCGCCATCGGCGATATCGTGGAAGGCGTCAAAGTCCTTGCTAAGATGTCCAAATTCCTCGGCAAGATTGCTCCCTTCTTGGCAGCCATCGGTCCaatcatggacatcataacgaTGTTTCTTCCCAAACAAGAAGAtccaactttaaaatatttgaaagagCAATTCTCCAAAGTGGACTCGAATTTCAGAAATATGGAGAGACTTTTTGTAGAAGTCAAAAATCTAGTCAGAGAAAAGGGTCTCAACGCACAGTTTTCAGAAATTGAACAAAATATCCATGCCTTGTCCTATCGTCTTCATATGTTGATGACAGCTCCGAAAGATGCCGTTGAGGGTCAGAAGGCTCGTTTTATCCAGGCTTTCGAAACCAGTTACCACAGTGCAGCAAAAAAAATATACGATGCTATAACAAAAGAGAGAGCGTTTACAGACAGTATTCCAAAAGAAGCAATGCAATATACAAGCAATGACCGCAAGAAGGTTCAAAAGATAATGACTGGAAGTCTCGCCCTTCTTCTTTCAGCTGTTAAAGTCAACTTAGCCTACCTGAAAGTTACAAAGAAAGACGCCAGCTATGAAATGGAAAAAACTCAAATGGATAAATTTATCAGGGAAGCTGCACAGAAAATCAAAGACGTGGATACGGAAGTCACTAACAAATGGACAACCCAAAGATTCACAGATTTGAAAGACCTTTCTGCACAATACAAAGGTGATAATCATGGACAATTTGCAAACcgattgtattcattttatacCGAAAAATATTACTGGAGAGAATGGGTCGTTCTTGTATACAACGAAATGAAAAAATCATGGACAGGGAAGAATGGACATATGTTTAATCTATGTGGAGGAGATGAATACCTGCAAAAGGACGGTAGAAATGTAATAACATCGAGCGTACCAAAGGAAAAATCCAAGATTAACACTAGCCACTACAAAAGTAAATTGGGAGGAGTTACAACTGAAAATGTGGTCTGGGGGGTCCATTATTGCTGGAGCACAACCAGTGTGCTAGACCAGATCAAAAAGTTTGCCGGCGGTTCTGATGTGTGCATGCGAGCTGTTGTATCCGATAGAGAGGGCGCAAGCGTAAGTGCCGCGCCTGGTCGCTTATCTTCCAAATGGAAATATTTCTTTAACATGTACGTTTTTGGTTGA
- the LOC125663954 gene encoding uncharacterized protein LOC125663954, with amino-acid sequence MWRVGSKKFVSRGVYDYFIQSTRCTESARTFSCVSTTFGHECPKPVTQILDSRSNSVGHSNSVLQNVRNFTVSMVHQNQAALSSTSDSESANELAPQGIQGDDCVNFKLWMESCQRYGLPGCEDQANHIVSGRKTLSEIFHEQDQMIRDIARNYSLIKNHDKPDVDKQTPLQGVQGDFEYCGPFDSSASCIQGVQGLDILHSLVNIASPQGIQGDECIQFKLWLENCHRFGISGECEQQLHNIKNGRKTLAQIFEEQDRLIREIVQDYRSNRVEKEAS; translated from the coding sequence ATGTGGAGGGTAGGAAGTAAGAAATTTGTATCGAGGGGAGTGTACGATTACTTTATTCAAAGTACAAGATGTACGGAATCGGCACGAACATTTTCTTGTGTGTCCACCACATTTGGTCATGAATGTCCGAAACCGGTGACCCAGATATTGGACAGTAGGTCAAATTCTGTCGGACACAGTAACAGTGTTTTACAGAACGTGAGAAATTTTACCGTGTCTATGGTTCATCAAAACCAAGCCGCCTTATCGTCAACTTCCGACAGTGAATCTGCTAATGAACTTGCCCCACAGGGGATTCAGGGGGACGATTGTGTGAACTTCAAGTTATGGATGGAGAGTTGTCAGAGGTACGGATTGCCTGGATGTGAAGATCAAGCCAACCACATAGTGTCTGGACGCAAAACCTTATCCGAAATATTCCACGAGCAAGATCAGATGATACGGGATATTGCTAGAAATTATTCACTCATTAAAAATCATGATAAACCAGATGTTGACAAACAAACCCCACTCCAGGGTGTGCAAGGTGATTTTGAGTACTGTGGACCGTTTGATTCATCTGCTAGCTGCATTCAAGGAGTTCAAGGCCTCGACATCTTGCATAGTTTGGTAAATATAGCGTCTCCCCAAGGAATTCAAGGAGATGAGTGCATTCAGTTCAAACTCTGGCTCGAAAACTGTCACCGATTTGGAATTAGTGGTGAATGTGAGCAACAGCTCCATAATATAAAAAATGGTAGGAAAACATTAGCACAAATATTTGAAGAGCAGGATAGACTTATTAGAGAAATCGTGCAGGATTACAGATCTAACAGAGTTGAGAAGGAAGCCAGCTGA